Genomic window (Paenibacillus sp. PK3_47):
TCGGAGATTTCCTCAAAATCCCCTTCATAGATGAGTACTTTTACATCAAGCTCCTTCTGGATCTTGTTGAGAATGTCCAGCCCCCGCCGCCCGCGGTTGCGCTTGAGCAGATCGGAGGAATCCGCAATGTGCTGCAGCTCCTCGAGCACGAATTCCGGAATGACAATTGTACCCTCAATGAATCCTGTTTTGCAGATGTCGGCGATCCGTCCGTCAATAATAACGCTGGTGTCGAGAATCTTATGTTCTTCCATCCCGCGTCCTTCCGGTTCTGCCGCCTGTCCCCAGCGTCCGGTGGTCCATAATGAAGCCAGTTCATCCTTCTTTTCGAGTCCGATTTTAAGCCCCATATATCCGAGAGACAGGGTCGCAGCTACCTGGAGCAGTTCCCCCGCTTTGCCCAGCCAACCCATGGCCGGATAGAGCAGCAGGGACAGCAGCAGTCCTCCCGTCAATCCTGCGGCACCTGCGGCTAATTCATTCATCGGGATCCGCGAGCAGTACATGACCGCTTCCCGCAGCTTTGAACCTGCCCAATCCGCACATAAAGTCCCTGCAAACAAAAAGATAATAGCTCCCAGCAGCGCAAATACAATGCTTCCCTCCACAGGCAAACCTGCCTCAAGCTTCCCCATTCCTGCCGGGAATCCTCTTTCTGCCGTATGGTATAGCGAATAACCGGACCAGGCTCCGCCTAAGCCGGCAAGTGTCAAGACAACTTTTTTCCACATCACCTTACGCACCTCCTTTTATCCATCCTTAAATGATCTATACCTCCCCAGTATGTTCCAATTTTCAGAACGATAATCGCAGGCTGCATTATTTTTTCTGCAGGACAAAGTTACCGCTTATGTAAGGGTTACCAGGAACTCCTATTCCCGTTGAAAAGAGGAAGGGACTCGCATATAATGAACTCAATCAAAAAGCCAGGGGTGAATGGAAAATGAGCGCACCAAGTTTACAGGCCTTTCAGGATCAAGTCTCCGAACTGCTGCTCCGTCACCGCAGTCTGCTCGATGTCATGTCCAAAAACGGGCAGAGCAGCGCATCCGTCAATCGTGCCGTCGTCAAGGCTATCACGGAATGCGGCTGCATCCAGCTGCATGCCACCAAGCAGGTATTCGAGCCTGCCCTAGGACTGGAACAGGCCAAGGAACTCGCGGGAACCCATTTGGAAGGCCAGCCGTGCGAGAACTGCCGCGAGGTGATTGCCTCGGAACTCGGCCGTGAACTGTTCTATATGTCCGCTCTTTGCAACCTGCTTGGCATTAATATGGACGAGGTTGTAGAGAAGGAGTCGCAGAAATGCGCAACGCTCGGACTGTTCAATTTATCTTAATCCCGGCTGGCTGCACCTCCGCTGGCTCTTTTCCGTTCAACAGCAAAAGGCTTTGCCTCCACTGATTTCTCAGGGATGCAAAGCCTTTTTGTGATAAAAACAGCTAAATCTTAGCCGTTCTTGGAATGGTACACCTTGTCTTCCGAACGTCTTCTGCGGCGGTGGCGGCGGCGTGCCGTCAGGCGGTCAATATTCTGCTTGAATCCGTACAGGGCATACAGCGCCAGCAGCACGAATATCATCTTGGCAATCTGTTCAGGGAATATAACTGCAATAGCTACTGCCAGCACAATCACAATCGGCGCACCGATCACCGCTTTTTTGGGCAAGCCGACTTTTTTGAAATTAGGATATTTCACTGTGCTGACCATCAGATAAGATAAGAGCAGGGTAACAACAATCATAAATGGTGCGGACAGATCTTTATTGAACAGAGCCAGCGTGGCCAGAACGCCACCGGCAGCCGGGATAGGCAGACCAACAAAATATCCGGGAATTCCCGGACGGACATTAAACCGTGCCAGACGAAGCGCCCCGAATACAGGGAAAATCGCCGTTACTGTCCAGCCAAGTGCAGGGCTGACGCTCTGCAGACTGGTAAGATATACAATTACCGCCGGTGCCACTCCAAAAGAAACGACATCGGACAGGGAGTCCAGCTCCTTGCCAAACTCACTTTCACATTTAAGCGCGCGCGCAACACGCCCATCCAGCCCGTCGAGCAGCATAGCAATAATCACCATGATAGCGGCCATGCTGTGTTTGCCGTCAAACGCCATCATGATACCAAACATTCCAAGCATCAGGTTACCGATGGTAAAAAGACTCGGAATTGATTTTTGTATCATTTCTTCACCTCAATTGTGCTTACTTTGATCCTAAAGGTAATCAACATTACGTGATTGTATGTGATTTACATTTGCCTGTCAATAAGAACTTGCTTCTGCAGACGTTTGAGACCATCCTGAATATTGCGGGCCCGGGCCTCGCCGATGCCGTCCACCTCATCCAGTTCCGCGATGCTCGCGGTCATCAGATTAGGCAGCATTTCAAACCGCTCCACCAGATTGTGAATGATCACATTCGGCAGACGCGGAATTTTGTTAAGCAGCCTGTATCCGCGCGGGGTAATAAGTTCCTCTGAAGTAATGGCTGTTGAAGAGTATCCAAGCAGACGGGCAATATGATTATCGTCCATCAGCTCATCATCTGTCGCACGCTTGAGTCCGGCAATGATCTCGCGGATTTTGTCCTCTTCCTCTTCTCTTGCATAGTCTCTGTACAGAAGCCATGCTTCTTCCTCTGTATTTCCCACCAGTTCTTCCATCTGCATACTGATCAGCCGGCCTTCATTCCCCAGCTCATTGATGTAGCGTTTGATTTCCATCTTAATCCGCAGCACCATCTCCACCCGCTGAATCACTCCCACTACCTCAGCTACAGTGACAATCCCTTCATATTCGGAAGCGGACAGATTGGTCAGGCCTTGGGTGAGCACTGCTTTGTATTTCTCCAGTGTCTGGATAGCCTGATTGGCCTTGGCCAGAATCGACCCGATTTCTTTGAGCGCATACCGGATGGAGCCCTGGTACAGTGTGATAATGTTCCGGCGCTGCGAAATGGATACGACCAGCTTGCCCGTCTGCTTGGCAACCCGTTCAGCTGTACGGTGACGGATCCCTGTCTCGATCGAAGAGATGGAGGAGTCAGGAATAAGCTGTGTATTAGCATACAGAATTCGTTTCAGATCCTCGCTCAGAATAATGGCACCGTCCATTTTGGCCAGCTCATATAAATAGTTTGGCGAAAAATCGCAGTTAATGGAAAAGCCTCCATCGACAACTTCCATCACTTCCGGACTGTATCCGACAACGATCAGCGCCCCAGTTTTTGCACGCAGCACATTCTCCAGCCCTTCCCGGAAGGGTGTGCCGGGTGCCGCCAGTCTGAGCAGATCATTCATATTTTCTAACTGACTGTGTTCTTTCATGTCCCTTTGCCCCCTAATCTAACGCGACCTTTAGTGCATCTGCTACAGTGCTGACGCCGATAATCTGGATATCCTGCGGATGCTTCCAGCCCTTCATGCTTTTCTCAGGCATAATCACTCTCCGAAAGCCGAGCTTGGCTGCTTCCTTAACCCGTGTTTCCGCACGCGACACGCCTCTGACCTCACCTGTGAGACCCACCTCACCAAAGAAAACATCGTACGGTTTGGTTGAGATATCACGGAAGCTTGAGGCGATACTGACGGCTACAGCCAAATCAATGGCCGGTTCATCCAGCTTTACGCCCCCGGCAACATTCAGATAAGCATCCTGATTCTGCAGGAACAGGCCCATCCGCTTCTCCAGAACTGCGATAATCAGCGCCATCCGCTGGTGATCCATCCCTGTGCACATTCTGCGCGGAGAGGGAAAATGGGTCGCGGCAACCAATGCCTGAAGCTCCACAAGCACCGGCCGTGTACCCTCCATACTTGCCACTACCGCAGATCCCGCTACACCGAGCGGCCGCTCTGACAGGAAGAGCTCTGAAGGATTCTCCACCTCTGTAAGTCCGATCTCACCCATTTCAAAAATGCCGATTTCATTGGTGGACCCGAAACGGTTCTTGACCGCACGGAGCAGCCGGTACGTATGGTGGCGTTCCCCTTCAAAATAAAGTACACAATCCACCATATGTTCAAGCATCCGCGGACCGGCAATTGCCCCTTCTTTGGTAACATGGCCTACCAGCACAGTGGCTATTCCGCGAATCTTGGCGATGCGCATAAACCGGGTTGTACATTCACGCACCTGTGTTACACTGCCCGGAGCACTGGTCACTTCAGGCATAAAGACAGTCTGAATAGAGTCAATGACGAGAAACTGGGGCTGAATCTGTTCAATTGCTTCCTCGATGCTTTCCATATTGGTCTCGCATAATACATATAATTCACCCGACAACGCCCCGAGGCGGTCAGCGCGAAGCTTGGTCTGACGCACAGATTCTTCTCCGGAAATATACAATACACGCAATCCTTGAGTGGTCAGCGCATGTGAGGTCTGCAGCAGCAGGGTGGATTTCCCGATACCGGGATCGCCTCCTACCAGTACAAGCGAGCCGGGGACAATGCCTCCGCCGAGAACCCGGTTAAGCTCTCCGATGCCTGTCAATATTCGCGGCTCTTTGTCACTTTCTATGTTTATGATCGATTGCGCCTTTTCTTTACTCTGAAAAATAGGTGCATTCATCCCTTGTGTTTTGACTACGCTTTCCGTTTCCTCCACCATGGTGTTCCACGCCTGGCAGCCCGGGCATTTCCCGAACCATTTTGGGGATTCGTAACCGCAATCGGTGCAGAAAAATTTTGTTTTTGCTTTAGCCATTTGGTCTCCTTACCGTCCGAACTTGCTTAAATTGCGGATAATTTTCTCCTCTTAAAGTTTACCATTTCTGCACCTTTAACGAAAGGTCACTTCAGATCTACTTTTGGACGGATACCATTAACCTGCCTGAAACGGTGAAAAATTAACCCTAAGGTAAGCAAGTAAAACAAAAAGCCCCCGCCCCTCTATACGGAGGAGCGGAAGCATTGTTTCAAGAACGTGTATATTATTCGGTTCCTGCTTCTTTTTCGAGCGATACCGGTGCATCCACGGTAGTCACTACCAGCTCACCGTTCACCTGATCAATCTTGAGGGAATCGCCCTTTTTGATATTGCCCTTCAGCAGCTCTTCAGAGAGACGGTCCTCAATGTGTTTTTGAATCGCCCGGCGCAGCGGACGTGCACCAAAGGCCGGATCGTAGCCTTCTTTGGCCAGGAAGGCTTTACCGCCCTCTGTAAGCTCAAAGTCGACATTGTATTCACGCAGCCGCTTGCGCAGCTCGTCGGACATCAGCGTCACGATTTCGGCAATATGCTTCTCTTCCAGAGAGTGGAAGACAATGATCTCATCGATCCGGTTCAGGAACTCAGGACGGAAGCTCTTCTTCAGCTCCTCCATGACCTTGCCCTTCATATTGCTGTAATCCGCTCCCGCATCCTGTACCGCTGTGAATCCGAGGGTCGAGTTCTTCTTGATCGCCTGTGCCCCTACATTAGAGGTCAAAATGATCAGCGTATTGCGGAAGTCAACCACGCGGCCTTTGGAGTCGGTCAGACGTCCGTCTTCCAGCACCTGCAGCAGGATGTTAAATACTTCAGGGTGTGCCTTCTCGATTTCATCCAGCAGCACTACGGAATACGGTTTGCGGCGAACCTTCTCGGTCAGCTGTCCGCCTTCTTCATAACCGACATATCCTGGAGGCGCCCCGACAAGACGGGAGGTGGAATGCTTCTCCATGTACTCCGACATGTCAATACGGATAACCGCATTCTCGTCGCCGAACATCGCTTCGGCAAGCGCGCGCGCCAGCTCGGTTTTACCTACCCCGGTTGGGCCGAGGAAGATGAAGGAGCCCATCGGACGCTTAGGATCCTTAAGACCCGCACGTGCCCGGCGGAGAGCCCGGCTGACAGCCTTAACGGCTTCATCCTGGCCGATTACACGTTCATGCAGCAGAGCCTCCATGTTGAGCAGACGGTCGGTCTCCTCTTCCTTCAGCTTGCTGACCGGGATGCCGGTCCAGCTGGCAACAACCTGTGCGATATCTTCGGGAGTTACCTGAGAATCGGTACGGCCCTGCTTCTCTTTCCACTGGTTTTTGGTTGTATCCAGCTCTTCGCGGATCTTCTGCTCGGTATCCCGGAGCGCAGCCGCCTTCTCGAATTCCTGGCTTTGTACGGCGGAATCCTTCTCCTTGCGGATATCATCCAGACGCATTTCCAGCTCTTTCAGATTTGGCGGAATTGTATAAGAGTTCAGCCTTACCTTGGAGCCTGCTTCATCAATCAGGTCAATCGCTTTGTCCGGCAGGAAGCGGTCAGGAATGTAACGGTCGGACAGCTTCACAGCCTCTACAATCGCTTCATCCGTAATCTTCACGCGGTGATGGGCCTCATAGCGGTCACGCAGCCCATAGAGAATCTGTACGGCTTCCTCCGGTGAAGGCTGGTCTACCGTAATCGGCTGGAAGCGGCGCTCCAGTGCCGCGTCTTTCTCAATATATTTACGGTATTCGTCCAGGGTTGTGGCGCCGATGCACTGCAGCTCTCCACGGGCCAGTGCAGGCTTCAGGATATTGGAGGCGTCAATCGCACCTTCCGCTCCGCCGGCACCGATCAGGGTGTGCAGCTCATCGATGAAGAGCACGATATTGCCTGCCTGGCGAATCTCATCCATGATTTTTTTGAGGCGGTCTTCAAATTCACCGCGGTATTTCGTTCCGGCTACAACTGAACCCATATCAAGGGTCATAACGCGTTTATCACGCAGTGTTTCCGGAATTTCATTGTTGATAATCTTTTGGGCCAGACCTTCGGCGATGGCCGTTTTACCAACCCCCGGTTCACCGATCAGTACCGGATTGTTTTTGGTCCGGCGGCTAAGCACCTGGATCACACGCTCGATTTCCTTGCTGCGGCCGATAACAGGGTCCAGGTTACCGTCCTTCGCATACGCGGTCAGGTCGCGCGCCAGGCCGTCCAGCGTCGGTGTGCTGACATTTGCCGGCGTACCGCTGTGGCTGGAAGAAGCTTCACTGCTGCCCAGGAGCTGCAGCACCTGCTGGCGGGCTTTATTCAGGCTGATACCCAGGTTGTTAAGCACACGGGCTGCCACGCCTTCACCTTCACGGATCAGTCCGAGCAGAATATGCTCTGTGCCGACATAAGTATGCCCCAGCTTGCGGGCTTCGTCCATCGACAGCTCAATAACTTTCTTGGCACGAGGAGTATATGCAATGTTTGTTGGCTGTTCCTGTCCTCTGCCGATCAGTGTCTCTACTTCATCCTGAATCTTCTCCAGACCGAGGCCTAATCCGATTAGGGCCTTGGCGGCAATGCCGTCTCCTTCGCGAATCAGACCGAGCAAAATATGTTCAGTACCAATGTTGTTATGTCCCAAACGGACTGCTTCTTCTTGTGCCAGCGCCAATACTTTTTGTGCGCGTTCCGTAAATCTTCCAAACATCATATCTCCTGCACCTCCACGAATAATAAATATCTATAAATTAATGTTGTGATCCCAGTGTCTCCCGGAGCAGCTTCGCCCGGTACATGTCACGTTCAGTGGCCGAAAGCTCGTCGCCGAACATTTTTTGCAGGAAACCAGGCTGTGTCTTAACGTTCAGCTCATTGAGCACCGAGATCGAAGGGCCTTCCAGAATGCCAAGATCCACACCCAGCCGTAAGTCGGATAAACGCTGCGCCGATTCCTTCAGCTCCATAACGGCTGCATAGGACAAAATCCCGTAAGACCGCTTGATCCGGTCAGTAATCCGCAGGGCTGAATCCGCCAGCAGGCGTTCCCGCGCATTCCGTTCATGCTCAATGATCTGGGTGACTACACCGTGAAGATTCTCAATAATCTCATTCTCCGTCTGGCCGAGTGTAATCTGGTTGGAAATCTGAAAGATATTCCCTACTGCTTCGCTGCCTTCACCGTAAATTCCTCTAACGGTCAGGCCGACCTGGTTCACTGCGGTTAAAATACGGTTGATCTGGTGGGTCATCACCAGTGCCGGCAAATGCAGCATTACTGAAGCCCGTAAGCCGGTTCCCACATTGGTGGGACAGCTGGTCAGATACCCTCTGCGGTCATCAAAGGCATAATTGACCGAGGCTTCAAAAACATCATCGATGGCTGTGGCTCTCTCCCAGGCTTCTCTAACCTGTAATCCGGGGAACAGACACTGGATCCGCAGATGATCCTCTTCGTTAATCATAATGCTGACCGACTCGTCCTCATTCAGAATGACGGCTGCGCCGCGTGAGTCATTGGCCAGATTCGGGCTGATGAGATGCTTTTCCACCAGCACTCTTTTATCAAGCTCATCTAACTCATCCAGCTTCAGCAGATGGAAAACCCCGTAATCTGCGGCTGCCTCCCCTTGAAACACGGGTGCAAGCTGATCCAGCGCTTCCTCCGCCTGTTCGGCGGATGCCAAAAGCGGAAAGGGCAGATGTTCCAGATTCCGGGCGATACGCATCCGGCTGCTGATAACGATCTCTGAATGGCTGCCGCCGCAGCGCATCCAGTTGCTGAGCGCTTGTTCGGTAAAACGGAGATTTGACATGTCGTATCCCCCTTATATATGAAAGACTTTACTCTTGTGCCATTTCTTTTTCAAGTTTGCGGATCTGATCCCGCAGCTCTGCGGCAGTTTCAAATTCCTCCTGCACAATACTCTGCTGTAATTCCTGCTTCAGCTCATCAATTTGCCGTTTGCACATAATCTGTGCTCCGGCCCGTTTGGGGAGCTTGCCTACATGGCCAGTGCTGCCGTGCACCCGTCTGAACAGAGGATCCAGCGTGCTGTCAAAATATTTGTAGCAGGAGCTGCAGCCGAAACGTCCAAGCTTGCTGAACTGGGAATAAGTCATTCCGCAATTCTCACAATGTAATCCTTGGGCATTCTTCGTTGCTGCTGTTTTCTCCTTGCCGGCACCTTCAAGATCCAGCAGGCCGGACAGCAGGCTGTGAATGGAAAAGCCTCCTGCAGTACCGGGAATCATCTCGCCCTTCTCCCGGGCACAGCTTTCGCAAATATGAAATTCCGTCTTCTCCCCGCTCACGATCTTGGTAAAGTGAAGAGTCGCCGGTTTGACGCCGCATTCCTGACAAAGCATAAGCGGTGTCCCTCCCTTACGTTAGAGATTATTTGCCGAGCAAAGAGATTAGCATAGCTTTCATAATCTTGGCACGGATCTCATCCCGGTACGGCAGATTAACCGTCAGGCAGTCCCGGGAAACAGCGGCGCGCATGAGACATGCTTCACGTGTAGTTAGAAACCGGGCTTCCTCCAGCTGATAAATCAGACCTTCAGCGGAATTCTGATCAATGTCGTTTCCGATAGTGGATTTAAGATGGGCATAGAGCGCTACATTCTGGGGCAGCTCGAAACGCTGAATCCGGATATAGCCCCCGCCGCCGCGTTTACTCTCCACTATATAGCCCTTTTCCAAGGTAAAACGTGTGCTGATAACATAATTGATCTGTGACGGCACGCATGAGAACTGGTCCGCCAGATCATTGCGCTGAATTTCCACTGTACCTTCGGGACTTTCATGCAAAATATTCTTCAGATATTGTTCGATAATATCAGAGATATTGCGCATCACTCATCCTCCAGTGTGTAGTCCTGTATAGTTCTTCCTGCTGTGCATCCGTCCGGCGGTGACCTCTAATGAACTTAACCCAAGAGCAGAAACGCGAATCCCGGGGCGGCCATCCTTATGACACTGTCCATTAAAAGCATCACTTGCGGCATGCGTTGACTTTGACTTTCTTTGACTTTATTAATATTATACCATATTCTCACTGAATTCCAAGTGCCCACTCTTATTTTTTACTTATTAGATGCATTGTATTCCGAAAACCGGCTGATTCATTAGCTTTTTAAAATTTCTGCGGCGTCAAAAAAAGCCCTTCCGGCCACCTTGTGAACGAAAGAGCTT
Coding sequences:
- a CDS encoding PIN/TRAM domain-containing protein; this translates as MWKKVVLTLAGLGGAWSGYSLYHTAERGFPAGMGKLEAGLPVEGSIVFALLGAIIFLFAGTLCADWAGSKLREAVMYCSRIPMNELAAGAAGLTGGLLLSLLLYPAMGWLGKAGELLQVAATLSLGYMGLKIGLEKKDELASLWTTGRWGQAAEPEGRGMEEHKILDTSVIIDGRIADICKTGFIEGTIVIPEFVLEELQHIADSSDLLKRNRGRRGLDILNKIQKELDVKVLIYEGDFEEISEVDSKLVKLAKVLHGKVVTNDFNLNKVCELQGVSVLNINDLANAVKPVVLPGEEIIVQVIKDGKEHGQGVAYLDDGTMIVVEGGREYIGTTMEVLVTSVLQTSAGRMIFAKPKLLEKAQ
- a CDS encoding DUF1573 domain-containing protein, whose protein sequence is MSAPSLQAFQDQVSELLLRHRSLLDVMSKNGQSSASVNRAVVKAITECGCIQLHATKQVFEPALGLEQAKELAGTHLEGQPCENCREVIASELGRELFYMSALCNLLGINMDEVVEKESQKCATLGLFNLS
- the pssA gene encoding CDP-diacylglycerol--serine O-phosphatidyltransferase gives rise to the protein MIQKSIPSLFTIGNLMLGMFGIMMAFDGKHSMAAIMVIIAMLLDGLDGRVARALKCESEFGKELDSLSDVVSFGVAPAVIVYLTSLQSVSPALGWTVTAIFPVFGALRLARFNVRPGIPGYFVGLPIPAAGGVLATLALFNKDLSAPFMIVVTLLLSYLMVSTVKYPNFKKVGLPKKAVIGAPIVIVLAVAIAVIFPEQIAKMIFVLLALYALYGFKQNIDRLTARRRHRRRRRSEDKVYHSKNG
- the disA gene encoding DNA integrity scanning diadenylate cyclase DisA, with product MKEHSQLENMNDLLRLAAPGTPFREGLENVLRAKTGALIVVGYSPEVMEVVDGGFSINCDFSPNYLYELAKMDGAIILSEDLKRILYANTQLIPDSSISSIETGIRHRTAERVAKQTGKLVVSISQRRNIITLYQGSIRYALKEIGSILAKANQAIQTLEKYKAVLTQGLTNLSASEYEGIVTVAEVVGVIQRVEMVLRIKMEIKRYINELGNEGRLISMQMEELVGNTEEEAWLLYRDYAREEEEDKIREIIAGLKRATDDELMDDNHIARLLGYSSTAITSEELITPRGYRLLNKIPRLPNVIIHNLVERFEMLPNLMTASIAELDEVDGIGEARARNIQDGLKRLQKQVLIDRQM
- the radA gene encoding DNA repair protein RadA; its protein translation is MAKAKTKFFCTDCGYESPKWFGKCPGCQAWNTMVEETESVVKTQGMNAPIFQSKEKAQSIINIESDKEPRILTGIGELNRVLGGGIVPGSLVLVGGDPGIGKSTLLLQTSHALTTQGLRVLYISGEESVRQTKLRADRLGALSGELYVLCETNMESIEEAIEQIQPQFLVIDSIQTVFMPEVTSAPGSVTQVRECTTRFMRIAKIRGIATVLVGHVTKEGAIAGPRMLEHMVDCVLYFEGERHHTYRLLRAVKNRFGSTNEIGIFEMGEIGLTEVENPSELFLSERPLGVAGSAVVASMEGTRPVLVELQALVAATHFPSPRRMCTGMDHQRMALIIAVLEKRMGLFLQNQDAYLNVAGGVKLDEPAIDLAVAVSIASSFRDISTKPYDVFFGEVGLTGEVRGVSRAETRVKEAAKLGFRRVIMPEKSMKGWKHPQDIQIIGVSTVADALKVALD
- the clpC gene encoding ATP-dependent protease ATP-binding subunit ClpC, which produces MMFGRFTERAQKVLALAQEEAVRLGHNNIGTEHILLGLIREGDGIAAKALIGLGLGLEKIQDEVETLIGRGQEQPTNIAYTPRAKKVIELSMDEARKLGHTYVGTEHILLGLIREGEGVAARVLNNLGISLNKARQQVLQLLGSSEASSSHSGTPANVSTPTLDGLARDLTAYAKDGNLDPVIGRSKEIERVIQVLSRRTKNNPVLIGEPGVGKTAIAEGLAQKIINNEIPETLRDKRVMTLDMGSVVAGTKYRGEFEDRLKKIMDEIRQAGNIVLFIDELHTLIGAGGAEGAIDASNILKPALARGELQCIGATTLDEYRKYIEKDAALERRFQPITVDQPSPEEAVQILYGLRDRYEAHHRVKITDEAIVEAVKLSDRYIPDRFLPDKAIDLIDEAGSKVRLNSYTIPPNLKELEMRLDDIRKEKDSAVQSQEFEKAAALRDTEQKIREELDTTKNQWKEKQGRTDSQVTPEDIAQVVASWTGIPVSKLKEEETDRLLNMEALLHERVIGQDEAVKAVSRALRRARAGLKDPKRPMGSFIFLGPTGVGKTELARALAEAMFGDENAVIRIDMSEYMEKHSTSRLVGAPPGYVGYEEGGQLTEKVRRKPYSVVLLDEIEKAHPEVFNILLQVLEDGRLTDSKGRVVDFRNTLIILTSNVGAQAIKKNSTLGFTAVQDAGADYSNMKGKVMEELKKSFRPEFLNRIDEIIVFHSLEEKHIAEIVTLMSDELRKRLREYNVDFELTEGGKAFLAKEGYDPAFGARPLRRAIQKHIEDRLSEELLKGNIKKGDSLKIDQVNGELVVTTVDAPVSLEKEAGTE
- a CDS encoding protein arginine kinase, giving the protein MSNLRFTEQALSNWMRCGGSHSEIVISSRMRIARNLEHLPFPLLASAEQAEEALDQLAPVFQGEAAADYGVFHLLKLDELDELDKRVLVEKHLISPNLANDSRGAAVILNEDESVSIMINEEDHLRIQCLFPGLQVREAWERATAIDDVFEASVNYAFDDRRGYLTSCPTNVGTGLRASVMLHLPALVMTHQINRILTAVNQVGLTVRGIYGEGSEAVGNIFQISNQITLGQTENEIIENLHGVVTQIIEHERNARERLLADSALRITDRIKRSYGILSYAAVMELKESAQRLSDLRLGVDLGILEGPSISVLNELNVKTQPGFLQKMFGDELSATERDMYRAKLLRETLGSQH
- a CDS encoding UvrB/UvrC motif-containing protein; its protein translation is MLCQECGVKPATLHFTKIVSGEKTEFHICESCAREKGEMIPGTAGGFSIHSLLSGLLDLEGAGKEKTAATKNAQGLHCENCGMTYSQFSKLGRFGCSSCYKYFDSTLDPLFRRVHGSTGHVGKLPKRAGAQIMCKRQIDELKQELQQSIVQEEFETAAELRDQIRKLEKEMAQE
- a CDS encoding CtsR family transcriptional regulator, translated to MRNISDIIEQYLKNILHESPEGTVEIQRNDLADQFSCVPSQINYVISTRFTLEKGYIVESKRGGGGYIRIQRFELPQNVALYAHLKSTIGNDIDQNSAEGLIYQLEEARFLTTREACLMRAAVSRDCLTVNLPYRDEIRAKIMKAMLISLLGK